From Woronichinia naegeliana WA131, the proteins below share one genomic window:
- a CDS encoding IS1634 family transposase: MGVKNRFTKIVLKAAAIFGIEQKSKHLDSTSMSVQGKYKERIEDEEDEQTKAIKIKFGYSRDKRPDLKQFMLNMICSGDGGVPLFMQLGDGNESDKKVFPQIIKDCQERLNMEGLSVMDGAFYTAENVGMARSIQWLSRVPLKEATETLANISEDQWQQGEQDGYRWQVRASEYGGEQQRWLVVESAQRLQSDNKAISQKIEKADKVVKKEWQKLCGQNFACEADALTEAQLWPKTLTYHQLSQVEVQTIPYYTSNVHNLRFIKALKS; the protein is encoded by the coding sequence GTGGGGGTAAAAAACCGGTTCACGAAAATAGTCCTAAAAGCGGCAGCAATCTTTGGAATAGAACAAAAGTCAAAGCATTTAGACTCAACCTCAATGTCTGTACAAGGGAAGTATAAGGAAAGGATAGAAGATGAGGAAGACGAGCAGACAAAAGCCATAAAAATAAAATTTGGTTATTCCAGAGATAAACGACCAGACCTAAAACAGTTTATGTTAAATATGATATGTAGTGGAGATGGTGGTGTCCCTCTCTTTATGCAATTAGGAGATGGCAATGAATCGGATAAAAAGGTGTTTCCCCAGATAATCAAAGACTGTCAAGAAAGGTTGAATATGGAAGGTTTATCGGTGATGGATGGAGCTTTTTATACGGCGGAAAATGTGGGCATGGCGAGGTCAATTCAATGGTTAAGTCGTGTCCCTCTGAAAGAAGCCACTGAGACTTTGGCAAATATATCAGAAGACCAATGGCAGCAGGGTGAACAGGACGGTTATCGTTGGCAAGTGAGGGCTTCGGAATATGGGGGTGAACAGCAACGATGGCTTGTGGTCGAAAGTGCTCAACGTCTCCAGTCCGATAATAAAGCTATAAGTCAAAAAATTGAGAAAGCCGATAAAGTTGTCAAAAAAGAATGGCAGAAACTTTGTGGACAGAATTTTGCTTGTGAGGCCGATGCTCTTACTGAGGCTCAACTCTGGCCAAAAACCTTGACTTATCATCAACTCAGTCAAGTTGAGGTTCAGACTATTCCTTACTATACTTCAAACGTTCATAATCTGAGATTTATCAAAGCGTTGAAATCGTAA
- a CDS encoding IS1-like element transposase, producing the protein MPEVKEKIAEMAMNGSGIRDTARVLRISPSTVISELKKKSLV; encoded by the coding sequence TTGCCAGAAGTAAAGGAAAAGATTGCCGAAATGGCAATGAATGGTAGTGGCATAAGGGATACAGCCCGTGTGCTGAGGATTAGTCCATCAACAGTGATTAGTGAACTAAAAAAAAAGAGTCTAGTTTAG
- a CDS encoding DUF4277 domain-containing protein, with protein sequence MNNLNIKDLDHLGIVAGIIDEMGLVEIIDEEVGTHPQEKLSVGTIVKAMILNCLGCIKVLVSCDQS encoded by the coding sequence ATGAATAACCTAAATATTAAAGACCTCGACCACTTAGGAATCGTAGCGGGAATTATAGATGAAATGGGTTTAGTAGAAATTATCGATGAGGAAGTGGGAACTCATCCTCAAGAAAAGCTCAGTGTAGGTACAATAGTAAAAGCAATGATATTAAACTGCTTAGGATGTATCAAGGTACTGGTATCGTGTGATCAAAGCTAG
- a CDS encoding divergent PAP2 family protein produces MQDFPSILENHVLLVSLAACLIAQGLKAIVELVRNGKINIRSLVSTGGMPSAHSALVGALATGVGLQKGWGSNEFAIACLFAIIVMYDAAGVRQAAGKQARILNQMIDELFQDDGNSFNEVRLKELLGHTPVQVLVGLALGIAIAFLFLGVI; encoded by the coding sequence ATGCAGGATTTCCCTAGTATTCTTGAGAATCACGTTTTGTTGGTGTCTTTGGCCGCTTGTTTGATTGCCCAAGGATTAAAGGCGATCGTGGAACTGGTTCGCAATGGTAAAATTAATATCCGTTCCCTGGTTTCGACGGGGGGGATGCCCAGTGCTCATTCGGCGTTGGTAGGAGCTTTGGCAACAGGTGTCGGTTTACAAAAGGGTTGGGGTAGTAATGAATTTGCGATCGCTTGTCTGTTTGCCATTATTGTGATGTATGACGCGGCAGGGGTTCGTCAGGCAGCCGGAAAACAGGCCCGTATTTTGAATCAAATGATTGATGAACTCTTTCAAGATGATGGTAATAGTTTTAATGAAGTCCGTCTCAAGGAACTCCTCGGTCATACTCCCGTTCAAGTCCTGGTTGGTTTGGCCTTGGGAATTGCGATCGCCTTTCTTTTTTTAGGGGTAATTTAA
- a CDS encoding polyprenyl synthetase family protein: MVVQRKSMTFDLASYLQEKQGLVEQALNQSLPIRRPAKIYEAMHYSLLAGGKRLRPILCLTTGELHGGSLEMCLPTACALEMIHTMSLIHDDLPAMDNDDYRRGKLTNHKVFGEDIAILAGDGLLAYAFEFVVTQTRNVAPHNLLEVIARLGRTVGAEGLVGGQVLDLESEGKTDVTADTLTFIHTHKTGALLETSVVSGAILAGATETEVEKLSTFAQNIGLAFQIVDDILDITATQEELGKTAGKDLLAQKATYPSLWGIEESQKQAQQLVDEAIAALDCYGEAATPLKSLAQYIVSRKH; the protein is encoded by the coding sequence ATGGTTGTACAAAGGAAGTCAATGACCTTTGACCTTGCTTCCTATCTTCAAGAAAAGCAGGGGCTAGTTGAGCAGGCTCTGAATCAATCTCTCCCCATTAGAAGACCTGCCAAGATTTATGAAGCGATGCATTATTCTCTGCTGGCGGGGGGAAAAAGATTAAGACCGATCCTTTGTTTAACCACTGGTGAGCTTCATGGTGGCAGTTTGGAAATGTGCCTACCCACAGCCTGTGCCTTGGAAATGATTCACACTATGTCATTAATTCATGATGATTTACCAGCTATGGATAATGACGATTATCGTCGAGGAAAGTTGACGAATCACAAGGTTTTTGGGGAAGATATCGCAATTTTGGCAGGAGATGGTCTGTTAGCCTACGCCTTTGAATTTGTGGTTACTCAAACCCGTAATGTTGCGCCCCATAATTTGCTGGAGGTGATCGCTCGTTTGGGAAGAACGGTTGGAGCAGAGGGATTAGTGGGAGGTCAAGTCTTGGATCTGGAGTCGGAGGGGAAAACCGATGTCACTGCCGATACCTTGACTTTTATTCATACCCACAAAACGGGGGCTTTACTGGAAACGTCGGTGGTTTCGGGGGCCATTTTGGCAGGAGCGACGGAGACGGAAGTCGAGAAATTGTCAACTTTTGCCCAAAATATTGGCCTGGCTTTTCAAATTGTGGATGATATTCTCGATATTACGGCAACCCAAGAAGAACTGGGCAAGACGGCGGGGAAGGATTTATTGGCCCAAAAGGCAACTTATCCTAGTCTTTGGGGAATTGAGGAATCTCAAAAACAAGCTCAACAGTTGGTGGACGAGGCGATCGCGGCGTTGGATTGCTATGGAGAGGCCGCTACACCGTTAAAATCGTTAGCCCAATATATTGTTAGCCGTAAGCACTAA
- a CDS encoding IS1 family transposase, translated as MSTLNKSSIDLLSDIGLPQEKEEALFQKNCPHCYSEKVKIHSHYQTKGNGERKMFICQECGSCFAETYGSVIAGLETPLSEIVKVLKARMEGIGLNAAARVFGYAKTTILNWEKKLSGLQETLFLYALVNEFVKLVIEGDELYTKVGKNKEASASEGWTIVLMDRASRFIWHLKCGKKEQKLFLEAMMTVAELFERSAESLQLFTDGEKRYSQLLFNICHEVLRTGKRGRPTKVLPKGMVVRLKNKSSKRRDSEGKLEKVETPKTEHPETTEKPEDKDVHANHVEAFNSSLRRYLAAFRRRTNTYAKSVVGLQRVLDIFWMVHNFVRSHFTTKKVPAVALGIIQKGLTWEDLLQIRLIC; from the coding sequence ATGTCAACATTGAATAAAAGCTCAATTGACCTCCTAAGTGATATTGGCTTACCTCAAGAGAAAGAGGAAGCCTTATTTCAGAAAAACTGCCCTCATTGCTATAGTGAAAAAGTAAAAATACATTCTCATTACCAAACGAAAGGTAACGGGGAACGTAAAATGTTCATCTGTCAAGAATGTGGTTCTTGTTTTGCTGAGACTTATGGTAGCGTAATCGCTGGCTTAGAAACCCCATTAAGTGAAATTGTAAAAGTATTAAAAGCCAGAATGGAAGGAATAGGATTAAATGCAGCAGCCCGAGTATTCGGCTACGCAAAAACAACAATATTGAATTGGGAAAAGAAATTATCAGGATTACAAGAGACATTATTTTTATACGCCTTAGTGAATGAATTTGTTAAATTAGTAATAGAAGGGGATGAACTATACACAAAAGTTGGAAAAAATAAAGAAGCAAGTGCCTCTGAGGGGTGGACAATCGTGCTCATGGACAGGGCTAGCCGCTTTATTTGGCATTTAAAATGTGGTAAAAAAGAGCAGAAATTATTTCTAGAAGCAATGATGACGGTAGCGGAATTATTTGAAAGGAGTGCAGAATCTCTCCAGTTATTTACAGATGGAGAAAAGCGATATAGTCAACTGCTATTTAATATTTGTCACGAAGTATTAAGGACTGGGAAGCGAGGTCGTCCCACCAAAGTATTACCGAAGGGTATGGTGGTAAGATTAAAAAATAAGAGTAGTAAACGTCGAGATTCTGAGGGTAAACTAGAGAAAGTAGAAACTCCGAAAACTGAACATCCTGAGACAACAGAAAAACCAGAAGACAAGGATGTTCATGCCAACCACGTTGAGGCATTTAATAGTTCTCTACGACGCTATTTAGCCGCCTTTCGTCGTCGAACAAATACTTATGCTAAATCTGTTGTGGGATTACAGCGAGTGCTAGATATTTTCTGGATGGTTCATAACTTTGTTCGCAGCCATTTTACGACGAAAAAAGTTCCTGCGGTAGCTCTCGGTATAATTCAAAAAGGGTTAACTTGGGAGGACTTACTCCAAATTCGCCTGATTTGTTGA
- a CDS encoding IS1 family transposase, producing the protein MSGHKDEAFLRLKELLEPFGITQYYTDGWGAYERHIEPALHEVGKYNTQKIERKHLTLRTRIKRLARKTICFSKSIVMHDIVLGLFINRFEFGCLI; encoded by the coding sequence TTGTCTGGTCACAAAGACGAAGCATTTCTAAGGCTAAAAGAGTTGTTAGAACCTTTTGGTATTACTCAATATTATACAGATGGATGGGGGGCTTACGAACGACATATTGAGCCAGCATTGCATGAGGTGGGTAAGTATAATACTCAAAAAATCGAACGAAAGCACTTGACATTGAGAACTCGAATAAAGAGATTAGCGAGAAAAACGATTTGTTTCTCCAAATCTATTGTGATGCACGATATTGTCCTTGGATTATTTATCAATCGCTTTGAATTTGGATGTCTTATTTAG
- a CDS encoding IS1634 family transposase: MGVKNRFTKIVLKAAAIFGIEQKSKHLDSTSMSVQGKYKERIEDEEDEQTKAIKIKFGYSRDKRPDLKQFMLNMICSGDGGVPLFMQLGDGNESDKKVFPQIIKDCQERLNMEGLSVMDGAFYTAENVGMARSIQWLSRVPLKEATETLANISEDQWQQGEQDGYRWQVRASEYGGEQQRWLVVESAQRLQSDNKAISQKIEKADKVVKKEWQKLCGQNFACEADALTEAQLWPKTLTYHQLSQVEVQTIPYYAKGGRPKQGATPLGFHYRLTGQLSLDSSCLEAASKRAGRFILATNVLDSQVLSPDQMLAEYKAQQNTERGFRFLKDPFFFASALFLKNPQRIMALMMIMVVSLLVYTLAQRRLRQALALAHQTIPNQKGKPTAIPTLLWVFQSFLFIRWLEIDGIQTIVNLTSKHKHILSFLGSSCQKYYFVS; the protein is encoded by the coding sequence GTGGGGGTAAAAAACCGGTTCACGAAAATAGTCCTAAAAGCGGCAGCAATCTTTGGAATAGAACAAAAGTCAAAGCATTTAGACTCAACCTCAATGTCTGTACAAGGGAAGTATAAGGAAAGGATAGAAGATGAGGAAGACGAGCAGACAAAAGCCATAAAAATAAAATTTGGTTATTCCAGAGATAAACGACCAGACCTAAAACAGTTTATGTTAAATATGATATGTAGTGGAGATGGTGGTGTCCCTCTCTTTATGCAATTAGGAGATGGCAATGAATCGGATAAAAAGGTGTTTCCCCAGATAATCAAAGACTGTCAAGAAAGGTTGAATATGGAAGGTTTATCGGTGATGGATGGAGCTTTTTATACGGCGGAAAATGTGGGCATGGCGAGGTCAATTCAATGGTTAAGTCGTGTCCCTCTGAAAGAAGCCACTGAGACTTTGGCAAATATATCAGAAGACCAATGGCAGCAGGGTGAACAGGACGGTTATCGTTGGCAAGTGAGGGCTTCGGAATATGGGGGTGAACAGCAACGATGGCTTGTGGTCGAAAGTGCTCAACGTCTCCAGTCCGATAATAAAGCTATAAGTCAAAAAATTGAGAAAGCCGATAAAGTTGTCAAAAAAGAATGGCAGAAACTTTGTGGACAGAATTTTGCTTGTGAGGCCGATGCTCTTACTGAGGCTCAACTCTGGCCAAAAACCTTGACTTATCATCAACTCAGTCAAGTTGAGGTTCAGACTATTCCTTACTATGCCAAGGGAGGAAGACCGAAACAAGGGGCTACCCCTCTCGGTTTTCATTACCGCTTAACTGGGCAATTAAGCCTTGATTCCTCTTGCTTGGAAGCCGCATCTAAACGGGCTGGACGTTTTATTTTAGCTACTAATGTTCTTGATTCTCAGGTTTTGAGTCCCGACCAGATGTTGGCTGAATATAAGGCTCAACAAAACACCGAGCGCGGCTTTCGCTTTCTCAAAGACCCTTTCTTTTTTGCCTCTGCTCTTTTTCTCAAGAATCCTCAACGCATTATGGCTTTGATGATGATTATGGTTGTCTCTTTATTGGTTTATACTTTGGCACAACGTCGCCTACGACAGGCTTTGGCTCTTGCCCATCAGACTATTCCTAATCAAAAGGGTAAACCGACCGCCATTCCCACTCTGCTTTGGGTCTTTCAGTCTTTTCTGTTTATCCGTTGGTTAGAGATTGACGGCATTCAAACTATCGTTAATTTGACCTCCAAACACAAACATATTCTTTCCTTTCTTGGCTCTTCATGTCAAAAGTACTACTTTGTCTCTTGA
- a CDS encoding reverse transcriptase N-terminal domain-containing protein, whose amino-acid sequence MVRHGINTSELWKKLPWKKFQKTLFRLQKRVFKAVQFGDKHKAWSLQKLIIKSQAARLLVVSQGRTRANASKNDTDTRTL is encoded by the coding sequence ATGGTTAGACACGGTATTAACACCAGTGAACTATGGAAGAAACTACCTTGGAAGAAATTCCAAAAGACGCTCTTCCGACTACAGAAAAGAGTGTTCAAAGCAGTTCAATTTGGCGACAAGCATAAAGCTTGGTCACTCCAAAAACTGATTATAAAATCTCAAGCGGCTAGATTACTAGTAGTCAGTCAAGGTAGAACCAGGGCGAACGCATCTAAAAATGATACAGATACAAGAACATTATAG